One region of Elusimicrobiota bacterium genomic DNA includes:
- the atpG gene encoding ATP synthase F1 subunit gamma: protein MASLREIRRKIKAVGAQQRIFKAMKMIAAARMRRSQAQILSARPFATRMENLVQELAAGPAADRHPFFQPRMQGPEVLILVTADKGLCGAFNAGLARAAVEWLKARSGRKSYLALVGRKGRDFAHRLRGFDCEILSETVGIFPKVNFSHAELLGKAVIDAYNDKKLMRVTSIYNEFKSVAVQRLVSAQLLPIAAPPAAEEGGALADYGFEPGREELLEALLPRYLKAQLFRILLESQAAELAARMNAMDAASKNAKELREDLNLRMNRQRQAIITKEIAELVGGAEALAS from the coding sequence ATGGCTTCCCTCAGAGAGATACGCCGCAAGATCAAGGCCGTGGGCGCTCAGCAGAGGATTTTTAAGGCCATGAAAATGATCGCGGCCGCGCGCATGCGCCGATCGCAGGCCCAGATTCTTTCGGCTCGTCCGTTCGCGACCAGAATGGAGAACCTGGTCCAAGAGCTCGCCGCGGGGCCCGCGGCGGATAGGCATCCCTTCTTTCAGCCGAGGATGCAGGGGCCGGAGGTCCTTATCCTGGTCACGGCCGATAAGGGGCTGTGCGGCGCCTTCAACGCCGGCCTCGCGCGCGCGGCCGTGGAATGGCTCAAGGCCCGCTCCGGACGCAAGTCCTACCTGGCCTTGGTCGGCCGCAAGGGCCGGGATTTCGCCCATCGCCTGCGGGGCTTTGACTGCGAGATATTGAGCGAGACCGTCGGCATATTCCCCAAGGTTAATTTTTCCCATGCCGAACTGTTGGGCAAGGCAGTGATCGACGCATACAACGACAAGAAGCTCATGCGCGTGACCTCCATTTACAACGAGTTCAAGTCCGTGGCCGTCCAGCGCCTGGTGAGCGCCCAGCTTCTGCCCATCGCGGCGCCGCCGGCTGCCGAGGAGGGCGGGGCCTTGGCCGATTATGGCTTCGAACCCGGCCGCGAGGAGCTTCTCGAGGCTCTTCTTCCCCGCTACCTGAAAGCCCAGCTTTTCCGGATACTGCTCGAGTCGCAGGCCGCGGAGCTCGCGGCGCGCATGAACGCTATGGACGCGGCCTCTAAGAATGCCAAGGAGCTGCGCGAGGATTTGAATTTAAGAATGAACCGCCAGAGACAGGCCATCATCACCAAG
- a CDS encoding NAD-dependent epimerase/dehydratase family protein, which yields MKALVTGAAGFIGSNLCLELAESGCSVVGIDSFLTGHFENLGNFPGDLVAADLCEPASWKDKVEGVDVVFHQAAITDTTEMDQNKMMRANVEAFRSLLSWAAEQGVRKVVYATSAGVYGDNPVPMKEADSPKPLNIYAFSKMVMESLAKEFAAARPKMSIVGLRYFNVFGPRERFKGKAASMIWQLAQQMRAGRRPRIFEHGEQYRDFIYVRDVVRANLLAQKAPSGVYNVCTGTRTTFNQVIEILNGVLGTRLAPDYFKNPYSFYQNETLGNPKAAEKALKFKAEYSVEEAILEYFGQGRGAPVGV from the coding sequence ATGCTTGGAGCTTGCGGAAAGCGGCTGTTCCGTGGTCGGGATCGACAGTTTCCTCACCGGCCATTTCGAGAATCTCGGGAATTTCCCGGGAGACCTCGTGGCCGCGGACCTTTGCGAGCCCGCTTCCTGGAAGGATAAGGTGGAAGGCGTGGACGTGGTCTTCCACCAGGCCGCCATCACGGATACGACCGAGATGGACCAAAACAAGATGATGAGGGCTAATGTGGAGGCTTTCAGGAGCCTGCTCTCCTGGGCCGCCGAGCAGGGAGTCAGGAAAGTGGTTTACGCCACGTCGGCCGGGGTTTACGGGGATAACCCCGTGCCCATGAAAGAGGCGGATTCTCCCAAGCCCCTGAATATTTATGCCTTCTCAAAGATGGTTATGGAGTCTCTGGCCAAGGAGTTCGCCGCGGCTCGCCCAAAAATGTCCATCGTGGGACTTCGCTACTTCAACGTTTTCGGGCCGCGCGAGCGGTTCAAGGGCAAGGCCGCGAGCATGATTTGGCAGTTGGCCCAGCAGATGCGGGCCGGCCGGCGTCCCAGGATTTTCGAGCACGGAGAGCAATACCGGGACTTCATCTACGTGCGCGACGTGGTCCGGGCCAACCTCCTGGCCCAAAAGGCCCCGAGCGGGGTTTACAACGTCTGCACCGGGACCCGGACCACTTTTAATCAAGTCATCGAGATTCTCAATGGAGTCTTGGGAACCCGCCTAGCCCCGGACTACTTCAAGAATCCCTATTCCTTCTATCAGAACGAGACTTTGGGCAATCCCAAGGCCGCGGAGAAGGCTCTCAAGTTCAAGGCCGAGTATTCCGTGGAGGAGGCGATTCTGGAATATTTCGGGCAAGGCCGCGGGGCCCCGGTGGGAGTATAA